Part of the Chitinivibrionia bacterium genome, TCTTGGTGAAATTCTGTAAAAAGAAAATCAGTAATATATTAAGCCCGATGGTATCGCTTTTAGCGGCGATACCATCGGTTGTTTACGGCTTTTTCGGAATGGTGGTTATCGCTCCGATAATCGGCGAATTGTTCGGCGGAAGCGGTCGCTCGCTTATTGCCGCGTCAATAATTCTTGCAATAATGATACTTCCGACTATAATTACCGTTTCACAAGCGGCAATACGGGCTGTTCCCGAAATCTATTACGAAGGCGCGCTCGCCCTTGGCGCAAGCAAAGAAGAGTCGATGTTTTTCGCCACTCTTCCCGCGGCAAAATCGGGAATTATCGCCTCTGTCGTTCTCGGATTAGGACGTTGCGTCGGCGAAACAATGGCAGTAATAATGGTAGCAGGAAACCAAGTGCGAATTCCGGGCAGTTTATTTGACGGTGTAAGAACGCTCACGGCAAACATAGTCCTCGAAATGGGCTACGCCGAAGGTCTTCACCGCGAGGCGCTTATATCGACCGCAGTAGTTCTTTTTGTGTTTATATTGATGATAAATTTCACTTTCGCGGTGGTAAAAAAGAGGATTTGAGAAGAACAAAATTGAGCACAATTGTTTTGTGCTCAATTTTGTTTTTTAATTCTTGTTCAATTTCAACATTGTTTCTCCTGAACCTCCTCTTGGTGGTATAGGCTTTAGCATCGACGAACTACTTGTTCCTTTTAGTTGATGCCCTTGCCTTAGGCTGTTATTTCGAAGTTGGTAGCCTTCAATTGCTAATTTTCTCTCGTTCATCGCTTTCTCCTTTCTGCTCATTAAAAAGTTCAATATACTCTATTTCGTCATAATTTATTAACAACCCCTTTGTGTCGGGTGTTTTTTCCATAAATATTCCTTCTTCATTAAGTCTCCAAACTTCTTCTAAATATAAATCTTCTTTTTCAGGGTAAGATGAAGCAAATGAATCACCTCCATAAAGACCGCCTATAATTCTTTCATTTTTTAAGTGAATTAGTACAAAAAAACGAACTTTTTGGTTGCTAAAAAAGTAATCCCAAGATTTGGGTATTGTGCTGATAGTTTTATCTTTTATGATATTAAATCCTAATATCAACTTTAAGAATATTGGACAAATTATTGAAAGCACAAAAAGCAAAGGCACTAAAAAAATATCGGATAAACATACCATTGAGGTAAACCAAGATACAAAAATATAGTAAGCGCCTCCAAATATAATTGCTTCAATCAAAGAATTTGTGATCTTCACTTTTTCCGACGGATGTATTAATCCCCATACTTTCATAGAAATAAATCCGGGGGCTACAAAAAGCATAATCAATTTAATTGTATTTTCATTCAGAAATTCCAATTTAACA contains:
- a CDS encoding DUF6338 family protein, with product MEFLNENTIKLIMLFVAPGFISMKVWGLIHPSEKVKITNSLIEAIIFGGAYYIFVSWFTSMVCLSDIFLVPLLFVLSIICPIFLKLILGFNIIKDKTISTIPKSWDYFFSNQKVRFFVLIHLKNERIIGGLYGGDSFASSYPEKEDLYLEEVWRLNEEGIFMEKTPDTKGLLINYDEIEYIELFNEQKGESDEREKISN
- the pstC gene encoding phosphate ABC transporter permease subunit PstC encodes the protein MFKTKEKAAEIGFFISAAASILCVALICIFLFAGGIPAIFEIGFFNFIFGMEWRPTSHGKFGIFPMITATMLATSLALLFAVPVGIMTAVFLVKFCKKKISNILSPMVSLLAAIPSVVYGFFGMVVIAPIIGELFGGSGRSLIAASIILAIMILPTIITVSQAAIRAVPEIYYEGALALGASKEESMFFATLPAAKSGIIASVVLGLGRCVGETMAVIMVAGNQVRIPGSLFDGVRTLTANIVLEMGYAEGLHREALISTAVVLFVFILMINFTFAVVKKRI